CCTCTGAATACCTAATAATTCTATTACTTGTAAGAGCTAGGATTTTAACTTCGATGGGTTCAGAATTAGACGTTGGTTGAAATTTTAATGATTCTTTTCTttacgtatatatatatgtgtgttccATGTCTAAAATATTGGTTTCAGTTTATGGTGTTGTATATAGGCTACATCCACCTCTGATTACTTGTGTTGCAAAATTTATAGTATCATTATTGTTGGTCTAAAACAGGCTGGTATTTTCTTGGGGCAATCAGGCTTAGGTCGTTTCCGCTCGTATGCAGCCACGATGTTTCGACCAGGAGGGAAATTAGTGCTACAAACAGTTGCAGATATTGGTTTCTTGTTTCATGTTTTTGTTCTTGGAATTCAAATAGATCCAACAATGATCAGAAGAGTGGGGAGAAACGCGGTGCTAATTGGTGCTTCCTCGTTTGCTCTGCCTTTTGCAGTTGGAGGAATAGCCAGTTTGGCATTACCGGTTTTTTCTGACATAGATGACGCGACGGAGCATTTCCTGCCTTTCATAGCTGTAATTAACTCTGCTTCATTCTTTCCGGTGGTCACTACCCTTCTTAGCGACCTTAAGATTCTAAATTCGGAAATCGGTCGAATAGCTACATTGGCCTCGCTGGTCAATGACGTTTGTATATATGCTGCTTCCATACTTTTCACAGCAGTAGATGCATCAGCAAGTGATTCCAAGTGGAATGGAGCATTATCCGTTGCATGGATTGGCGCATTCGTAATAGTAGTCGTGTTTGCTTTAAGGCCATTGTTGAAACATGTTGCTAGGAATATACCTGTAAGAGGGTCTATGAAGGAAAGCCAATTTCTAATGATAGCTGCACTAGCTCTGATCTGTGGATTTGTCGCGCAGACTATTGGACAGCCTGCTGCTGTTGGTACTTTTATTTTGGGCATAGTGGTGCCAGAGGGACCGCCTTTGGGCTCTTCGTTGGTCTACAAGATCGATTATTTCTGTACTGGATTGCTGCTTCCTGCTAAGTTTGCTATCAGTGGTTTGTCAATGAACATATTTTCTCTAGGAAAAGGAAAGAGTCTTTTAGGCGTCGAGGCAGTGATCCTGTTGGGCTATTTAGGTAAGTTTACTGGTACTCTTGTTGCAGCAGTTTTCTTTGGGGTTTCCTTCCGAGATGCAACCTCTCTTGCTCTTATCATGTGTTGCAAAGGAATTGTCGAGGCATCCTATTATATCGGCTTAAAGGATTCTGGAGTATGCAACCCATCTCCTCTCTtttctatgcttatatatatacacTGACAGACAATGCGAACAATTTTTTCGTGTTATACTGCCACTGTTATACAAGTTATTTATGTGTCTCTTTTTTGGTTATCTACAGATAATATCAAATGAAGCATATGCGCTCTTGCTAATCACAATGTTGGTCATAACAGGAATTGCGAGACCTTTAATTTGTTACCTCTATGAGCCATCAAGAAGGTACTCAGGCTGCAGAACAAAGAGTATACAACATTTGGATCCGAACGCTGAGCTTCGGGTACAAGTGTGTATTCACAGCGAAGATAATGTCCCGAGCATAGTCAATCTTCTTGAAGCCACCAATGCCTCTAGGAGGAGACCGATTGCAGTGTTCGTTCTTAATCTAATGGAGCTCAAAGGCAGCGCAGCCGCTGTACTGGTGCCAACTCATAAACGCAAAGTGAAACTCAAGTCCCTGCCTAGCAGAACTGAGCATATATCCAACGCGTTCAACATTCTCGCGCAGAGAAATCGAGGTTTTACGGCCGTGCAACACTTCACATCCATCGTTCCTTATGCCACTATGCATGATGACATATGTACAATCGCAGTGGATAAAGGTGTCAATATTGTGATCCTCCCGTTCCACAAGCAGTGGGCTATCGCTGGAACAGTAGGAGCCAATTTCCCGGCTATTAGGATGGTGAACCAACAGGTACTCCATAAAGTGCCTTGCTCAGTTGGGATCCTAGTTGATCGGGGTCAATTAGCTGATAACACACAAATCTTGTTTGGCCATTCCCTTTTTCGTGTTACAATGCTTTACTTAGGTGGTCCTAATGATAATGAGGCGCTAGCCTATTGCTGCAGGATGCTAGGGCATCCCCACATCAGCGTGAATCTTGTCTGGCTCAGACATTCGAGTGATGTGAACATCGAGAAGAAAATGGAGCCAAGTATGATACATTGGTTCAAGGCTCATAGCAAGGTTGCAGGGAGGGTGAGTTTCAAAGAACAAGTGGTGCATGATGCAGTGGGGACAACTCAGGTTCTTCGTTCACTCGATGACTGTTGTGATCTTTGTATTGTTGGTAGAGACCACGAACAGTCCGAGTTAACACTAGGGATTAACGAATGGATCGAGTGTCCAGAACTAGGATTTATCGGAGACATGTTAGCAACTTCGGATTATAGTTTTTCATTGTTGGTTGTGCAACAAATACCTCCAGGAACTGAGCTCATAAACGTTGAGTCACTAAAGCCTGTTGCTGGCAGTTTTTTATCTGGTTCAGGTATATATAGTCAGCAATCTGCTACAAGTAAATATAGTCAGCAATCTGCTACAAGTAAATATAGTCAGCATTCTGCCACAGGTAAATATAGTCAGCATTCTGCTTCAGGTAAATATAGTCAGCATTCTGGTTTTGGGTCTTTGGGGTAGCAACTGAAAGTTGTTGTCCTATTTGATCAATGCCAAAAATGTAGAAAATAGGTTGAAGGATAGACAAAAAAGGGCAACGAAGCCCGGGGCACCAAAGCTCCCATTATGCGCAGGGTTTACAGAAGGACAGAAAAATTTGTTAGGATCGAGAAAGAATGGTCCTCCTTTGCATtataaattttgacaaaattgtaTGTAGAAATTAGGAAACACAAGGTTCAGTGTAACTGAACTTTGTTGCAGAAGGCTACTTACTTTAAGTTTTTATGTATAATTACTTGCAATAACTTTCATGTAACCTGATaatctctttttctaaaattaaactACTATTACTAACACAAACAAGTTTGGACCCTTCTTCTATTCACTCTTTGCAAAAACAAAATAATGCCAAGTATGAAGTATGGTTTATTGCGTTAAAACactatactaaaattatgtatcaaaaaatTGTTCAATTTTGTGTTAGTATCATATAAAATGCTTATTTTTTTCCCACCTAACCACTTTATATGATACTTAGGCAAGGTTGAGTGAAAtgttttattagaaaaaatattttatattcgTGATACTTAAAGTTGAGTGCTTTTTTCGttacaaaaataatttagcaACTTTAGTAAGATAAAAGTTAAAGTCGTCTGACTATTTATTGAATCGATCACCACCTGCTATGGGAGGCAAAGCGCTCGCCACCGGAAAGTTTTCCATTCTCAAAACTCAAATTCTCATCCATTTCACACTATCTTGATCTCTCTACTTTTCCTTGTTCTTGAAGAACAAAAATGTTGCGTATGAGCAGTTGTATGATTAGCAGATATAATATTCTAgtaatatttttcctaaatacTTTGGGTAGTTAGTTAGCACTTAGCAGGCTGCCTAACCCATGTAACGAAAGTGAAGTTGCACATTTTTATAATAATTGAGGGATTGGCTGAATCTAATAAAGCTTTTTAACCACATCCTCGTACTTACACTTGGTGTGAATTTGTGAAGAAGTATGGGTTAGCAAAGGTCATACAATTACTTGACAAAATTACACTTTTTTCACTTAATtatgataattcaattatttaattgCACATCTGTCATATTTGCACCTGTTCCTTGGACTAATATATACCTAATGAGTACTTTTATACATTATTACTTGTGTTTTTTTGTTCTCAATTAAGTGTTGTAATTTGATTGAcaaggagtttaagaaataaagcGAGATCATTAAATTCTgtgatttaaaattaaagatgtaTGTAATTCCTTAAATCGTGTGATTTTAAACTTGTGGCCTTGTAGAATGTTGTTGTTTGAAATCTTACTAAACGTAGAAAAAAAGACACTCTTCTTTGGACAGGTTAAAAATGAAAGTAAGACTTTTAAATTGAGACAACAAAACAATAATTAAATAGACTATATATTAGGTCATTTGTCATTTATAGTTCTTAAGGTATGATCTACATGCAttttcgtatatatatatatatatatatatatatatattttttttttttttttttttaatgaaaatacgTTTCTCCTCTTTATTTGTTACGTAAGTATCCCTTTTAATCCACCAAAACAAACCCAATATTCAACCTTAGTTTACTTTGCTTTGCTTCAATCACTTGACATTCAACAAACATGGACACTTCTGCAAATTCAAGATTTGAAATTTAGctccttatatatatatttatataataatttttatcacaataatataaaatttgaacTAAAGCTATTGATCTGAACTCGTACTGTCAGCTCTATCAGCCCCGTTTGGACAACGCATCTAAGAGGGACGAGTCCATTTCAAGAACAACATATAAATTCGAATGCTGACCCTTTCCATCACAAGAAGTGCACATTTGGGTTAAACTAATTGTAGTAATTGGGGCCATATGCTTGCTTGTAATTGGTTTACCTTCTCCAATGTTTGGCCAACAAACAGCTCCCTTCATGCTTAAATTAGATATTTCAATTGTCTCATCATGCTAATGAGATAAATTCAACTagatattaaaaaagaaaaagagattaaTTTCAAACAAGATTAACTTCTATATAACTTTCATGTTATCAAGTGTCACGATCCGAGTTGAGGTcttggccgcgacgggcatcccgaaccacgaaggcccgagagacctcCTTAGTccacccactagtgatattgtccatTATGGGCCTAggcccgcacgactttaaaaGTCGgcactagggagtaagacttgATTACCGGGTTGATATAGGAGCGGCTTTGATACCACAACCAGAGTCGAGACCCTAGCCGCGACGAGCATGAAGGCCCAAGAGACCCCACTTAGCCCGCCCCACTTGTGATATTGTTTGCGCTGGGCCCAAGCCCAGCACAACTTTAAAACTCATCACTAGGAAGTaagacttgcttacttatatacccaacatccctcttgtgttttgccgatgtgggatcCTTATCCTAATTACATCAAGTAATTAAAACAAAGCTACTTACAATCTTCCGTTAAGCCAACAAACAACCCCCTTCATacttaaattagatattttgatCATCTTATTATGctaatgaaataaattcaactcGATATAAGAAAACAAGAAGCGATTACTTTCAATCAAGATTAGCTTCTATATAATTTTTACGCTatcaaataactaaaacaaaGCTACATACAATCTTCCGTTAAGCCAACAAACAGtctgttatgaaccaattgtctcacattgaaaaaatagagaaatgctaaggggattataagccaaatgagttctcccacctattagactagtATTTTGGGTTGAGCTCTCccatttggtttataacattggtgctttcattgagACTCCCACGCGTTGGGTcgtgactcggagtggtggcctgcATGTCAGGGGTGGTGGCCTGGAccccaagaggggtgccagccgtgGCCAACGAGGATCGATTCACGCGTGGAGCCGCGACTcagagtggtggcctggaccaaagaggggtgccagccgtgaccaacgaggtcgttggttctcaagcggaagcaattgttatgaaccaattgtcccacattggaaaaatagagaaatgcaaGGGGATTATAACCCAAATGGAttctcccacctattagactagtcttttgaGTTGGGCTCTCCAGTTTGGTTTATAACACAGTCCCCTTCATACCTAAATTAGATATTTCCATTATCTTATCatgttaataaaataaattcaactaGATATAAGAAAAGAAGAAGCGATTAATTTCAAACAAAATTAACTTCTATATAACTTTTACGCTATCAAGTAACTAAAACAAAGCTACATACAATCTTCCGTTAAGCCAACAAACAACCCCCCTTCATACTTAAATTAGATATTTCGATTGTCTTATGATGctaatgaaataaattcaactcgatataagaaaagaagaagcaattaATTTCAATCAAGATTaacttctatatattttttacgCTATTAAGTAACTAAAACAAAGCTACATACAATCTTCCGTTAAGCCAACAAACACCCCCTTCATACTTAAATTAGATATTTCAATTATCTTACCATGctaatgaaataaattcaactcGATATAAAATAAGAAGAAGCGATTAATTTCAATCAAGATTAACTTCTATATAATTTTTACGCTATCAAGTAACTAAAATAAAGCTACATACAATCTTCCGTTAAGCCAACAAACAGTCCCCTTCATacttaaattagatattttgattGTCTTATAATGctaatgaaataaattcaactcaacataaaaaaaaagatattaatttCAATCAAGATTAACTTCTATATAACTTTTATGGAGGATATTAATTTCAATCAAGATTAACTTTTATATaacttttatgctatcaagttACTAAAACAAAGCTACATGCAATCATCCGTTAAAAGTGATATTAGTAACCTGAAATATAAGTAGGTTTCTTGCTATAACTTGTTAATATACACCATGGCACATATAAGTTAAATGCATTTCAATTTCACCAACCATTTTCTTATTAAATCTTAATGACAACCATCTCCACATATTAAATAACAGCAGgataagaaattaaagaagatatCTTGAGAAAATTTGGAAAATTGCGAGCGTGTTTGGTTATTGTAGAAAATGTTTTGCACAAAATATGTGTttctcttaattatttttttatgtttgttatataAGCAAAAAAAAATGTAATCCTAGCAATCTAAATAAATACTATGGGAGGTGAGAGTGGGGTAGGGGGTGGAAATGGGTGAAGATGAGATGTGTTGAAGGGTGAAAGGACACAATCAATATAAAATGTCATTCGTGAAActtgtttttcttatttcttataggAAAGTCATTATCCTCATTTTTAAGGAACTTGtttcctaaaaaaaatatttctaaaaaattttgaccaactaaatatgaaaaaaattggaaaacagaaaaatattttccacggTACCAAATACACCCTTAGAAGTAAAAGGGAAAGGAGAAACCGTTATTAACTGAATAGTCAAAATTTACTTGCTGATCCATCAGACACCAAAGTCTTATATTCAAATTAGATTAAGAATAAATTGCAAGTAGTTACACCAAATCCACCATATAGTTGGACTAAGTTGCCTAAAACTTTCCTAAATACATGTTTGACTTTAAACTAATCTACCTACAAATCCATGCATTtaccttttatctttttttttttctcaacaaaagaataaacaaatttTATGATTCCCTCCTTGCAACATTATAAATACACAACTTCATTAAGACCTCTAACAGAGCATTACAACTTTCAAGCTTTTACTAAAGCAAATGCACAAAAGAAGTGAAATGGAGACTTGTCTAAGCTATCTCATTGTGGTTATACTATCACTACTCTCTTGTTTTGCTAATGCAGAATTTCACAACTATGAATTTATTGTAAGTATCCATTCacacttttatcttataatttagaaaaaattttcaaaattgtcatggaatatatatatttttttaaaaacaggTTCAAGAAAAAAGTGTAACAAGGCTTTGCAGAACCAAGAATATAATCACAGTGAATGGGCAATTTCCAGGACCAACCTTGACAGTTCGAAATGGAGATACACTGTCTATTACTGTCGTTAATAGAGCTCGTTACAATGTTACCATCCACTGGTAACTATCTTTTAAACGACCTCTTATGTGTACATGTATTATTGTTTACACTGTCCATGTATAGAACGTAAGCTGTTCTAAATTTTCATGCAGGCATGGAGTTCGTCAAATGCGAACACCATGGGCTGATGGACCTGAGTATGTAACACAGTGCCCAATTAGACCCGGAGGAACTTACACATACAGATTCACTATTGAAAACCAAGAGGGTACATTGTGGTGGCATGCTCACAGTAAATGGCTTAGAGCTACTGTTTATGGAGCATTAGTTATTTTACCAAAACAGGATTCTGAATTTCCTTTTTCACATCCCAAGAAAGATATTCCTGTTATTCTTGGTAATGCTTCTTtctctttatattttgaatttaacttatgtACGCTGACAGTGAAAAAGACTCTTTACGCAATTTTTATTCCACTCTGAATTtgatatgactatttttattTTGCGTAGGGGAATGGTGGAAGAGAGACATTATTGCAGTACAAAGACAAGCACAGTTTACTGGAGCAGCTCCTAATATTTCTGATGCATATACTATTAATGGTCAACCTGGTGACCTCTACAGATGCTCTAGACAAGGTTCTTACTACATATTAGCCTTCTGAAAGGATTTATCTTATATACGCCGACAGTGTAAATAAATCGTTTAATCAGGACTAATTTTCAGAATTATAATGCAGGTACCGTGAAATTCTTGGTGAATCCTGGAGAAAAAGTTCTCCTGAGGGTTATCAATGCTGCACTCAATCAACAACTTTTCTTCTCAGTTGCCAACCACATGCTCACTGTTGTGGGTATTGATGCTACTTACAACAAGCCTTTTACAACTAATGTCATTATGATTGGACCTGGCCAAACAACTAATGTAATTCTCACTGCTAATCGGTCCCCTGGCCGCTACTATATGGCGGCTCGTGCCTATGCCACAGCCAGAAATGCACAATTTGACAACACCACTACCACGGCCATTCTTGAGTACACAAATCTCAACTCAGGCGCGAATTCAAGGCCTTCATTACCTCAACTTCCAGCCTTCAATGATACAGCCACTGCCACTGCTTTCGTTACCCAGTTGAGGGGCATCCCAAACAATAATAGAGTTCCCAATCAGATTGATGAGAGCTTGTTTTTCACTGTTGGACTAGGCTTAGTTAATtgcacccctggtcctagatgtCAAGGGCCTAATAATACGCGTTTTGCTGCTAGCATGAACAACGTTTCATTTGTTCTTCCTAGAAGAACTTCATTGCTGCAGGCCTATTACCAAAACATTCCAGGGATTTATACGTTGGACTTCCCACCTGTTCCACCGGTGCAGTTTGACTACACAGGCAATGTTCCACAAGGACTATGGCAACCAAGATTTGGAACAAAGCTGTACAAGCTCAAGTT
The Capsicum annuum cultivar UCD-10X-F1 chromosome 6, UCD10Xv1.1, whole genome shotgun sequence DNA segment above includes these coding regions:
- the LOC107875446 gene encoding laccase-3, with amino-acid sequence MHKRSEMETCLSYLIVVILSLLSCFANAEFHNYEFIVQEKSVTRLCRTKNIITVNGQFPGPTLTVRNGDTLSITVVNRARYNVTIHWHGVRQMRTPWADGPEYVTQCPIRPGGTYTYRFTIENQEGTLWWHAHSKWLRATVYGALVILPKQDSEFPFSHPKKDIPVILGEWWKRDIIAVQRQAQFTGAAPNISDAYTINGQPGDLYRCSRQGTVKFLVNPGEKVLLRVINAALNQQLFFSVANHMLTVVGIDATYNKPFTTNVIMIGPGQTTNVILTANRSPGRYYMAARAYATARNAQFDNTTTTAILEYTNLNSGANSRPSLPQLPAFNDTATATAFVTQLRGIPNNNRVPNQIDESLFFTVGLGLVNCTPGPRCQGPNNTRFAASMNNVSFVLPRRTSLLQAYYQNIPGIYTLDFPPVPPVQFDYTGNVPQGLWQPRFGTKLYKLKFGSTVQIVLQDTAIFSTEDHPIHLHGYHFWVVGQGFGNFNPQTDTANFNLVDPPVRNTIDVAVGGWAVIRFVADNPGVWLFHCHIDSHLAWGLAMSFIVENGIGEKQTMEPPPPDLPQC
- the LOC107875448 gene encoding cation/H(+) antiporter 14 isoform X1 translates to MVQRRVSATAGLVQGRHRQELFICQFSDMTNSKGCIWSGGDPLSFSLPLVLAQLIFIFFVTRIIFGLIRPLKQSMVSAQLIAGIFLGQSGLGRFRSYAATMFRPGGKLVLQTVADIGFLFHVFVLGIQIDPTMIRRVGRNAVLIGASSFALPFAVGGIASLALPVFSDIDDATEHFLPFIAVINSASFFPVVTTLLSDLKILNSEIGRIATLASLVNDVCIYAASILFTAVDASASDSKWNGALSVAWIGAFVIVVVFALRPLLKHVARNIPVRGSMKESQFLMIAALALICGFVAQTIGQPAAVGTFILGIVVPEGPPLGSSLVYKIDYFCTGLLLPAKFAISGLSMNIFSLGKGKSLLGVEAVILLGYLGKFTGTLVAAVFFGVSFRDATSLALIMCCKGIVEASYYIGLKDSGIISNEAYALLLITMLVITGIARPLICYLYEPSRRYSGCRTKSIQHLDPNAELRVQVCIHSEDNVPSIVNLLEATNASRRRPIAVFVLNLMELKGSAAAVLVPTHKRKVKLKSLPSRTEHISNAFNILAQRNRGFTAVQHFTSIVPYATMHDDICTIAVDKGVNIVILPFHKQWAIAGTVGANFPAIRMVNQQVLHKVPCSVGILVDRGQLADNTQILFGHSLFRVTMLYLGGPNDNEALAYCCRMLGHPHISVNLVWLRHSSDVNIEKKMEPSMIHWFKAHSKVAGRVSFKEQVVHDAVGTTQVLRSLDDCCDLCIVGRDHEQSELTLGINEWIECPELGFIGDMLATSDYSFSLLVVQQIPPGTELINVESLKPVAGSFLSGSGIYSQQSATSKYSQQSATSKYSQHSATGKYSQHSASGKYSQHSGFGSLG
- the LOC107875448 gene encoding cation/H(+) antiporter 14 isoform X2, with protein sequence MFRPGGKLVLQTVADIGFLFHVFVLGIQIDPTMIRRVGRNAVLIGASSFALPFAVGGIASLALPVFSDIDDATEHFLPFIAVINSASFFPVVTTLLSDLKILNSEIGRIATLASLVNDVCIYAASILFTAVDASASDSKWNGALSVAWIGAFVIVVVFALRPLLKHVARNIPVRGSMKESQFLMIAALALICGFVAQTIGQPAAVGTFILGIVVPEGPPLGSSLVYKIDYFCTGLLLPAKFAISGLSMNIFSLGKGKSLLGVEAVILLGYLGKFTGTLVAAVFFGVSFRDATSLALIMCCKGIVEASYYIGLKDSGIISNEAYALLLITMLVITGIARPLICYLYEPSRRYSGCRTKSIQHLDPNAELRVQVCIHSEDNVPSIVNLLEATNASRRRPIAVFVLNLMELKGSAAAVLVPTHKRKVKLKSLPSRTEHISNAFNILAQRNRGFTAVQHFTSIVPYATMHDDICTIAVDKGVNIVILPFHKQWAIAGTVGANFPAIRMVNQQVLHKVPCSVGILVDRGQLADNTQILFGHSLFRVTMLYLGGPNDNEALAYCCRMLGHPHISVNLVWLRHSSDVNIEKKMEPSMIHWFKAHSKVAGRVSFKEQVVHDAVGTTQVLRSLDDCCDLCIVGRDHEQSELTLGINEWIECPELGFIGDMLATSDYSFSLLVVQQIPPGTELINVESLKPVAGSFLSGSGIYSQQSATSKYSQQSATSKYSQHSATGKYSQHSASGKYSQHSGFGSLG